DNA from Streptomyces sp. Edi4:
CCCGGACAAGAGGTCGAGGCCCAAGTCCGCGGCACGGACCGGGACGCTGTGGCCGTAGCGTTCGGCGAGGCTTGTGCACAGGCTGTGGACCGGGCGCGGAATCCGGAAACGTACGGAGATTCTGAGGCTGCTGACCTGCCATAGGGTGCCGTTCAGCAGCCAGTTCAAGGCCCGAGCAGCGCGACGAGGCCCGGCAACCGTGACAGGTTGCCGGGCTTCAGGGCTTTCGTCAGTCGACGAGGTAGTGGGCCTCGATGTAGGCGACGGTGGAGCCATACGGCTCCCCTACCGGCTTCAACATGTAACGGCGGAAGACCGCGGCGGTAGCACGGCGGACGCCGCGGTTGCGGGCCTCGGCGTTGTCCCATGACTGGGCGAGCGTGCGCTTGACCACGTGGTCAATTTCCTCGGCCAGGTTCCGCTCAGTGACGGTGAGGCCGGGCGGTGCATGGTCGTGGATGATCCGCGACAGGACGCCTACATGGTCATCATCCAGCACCACGGCTTCGTCGGGGTGCTTCTCCGCGTTCACGATGGCCTGGGCGACTCGGAGTGCTTCGGCCAGGAACTCCAGGGCGTCTTGGGCGTTCTGGATGATCCGGTCCCGCAGCTGCCTGATCCGCTCCGCTAGGGCGGTGTACTTTGCGGACCCTGGCTCGACGCCCTTTTCGAGGGCGGCCTTGATGTGGTCCAGGATCTCCGCCGCGGACGGTGGCCTCTTGTCTTCATCGTCGCCCTTGCCGGGCTTGGGGCGGACGAGGGCCAGCAGTTCCTTGAGGATGGAGATGCCCTGGGCGTCCAGGACGAGGGGTTCCTCCTGGGAAGCGGCCACAGAGAACGAGTGGACGTGGGCATTGATTATCTCCAGGACCATCGGTCCCAGCTCGCCCAGCCGGTCCTTCCTCTCCTCGTCGGAGGACTTCTTGAACAGGGTCGTATACGCGGACCCGAAGAGTCCGAAGCCGTCCTGGTACTTCGCGACCCGCTTGTCGGTGTTGATGAGCGGGTACAGGCGGGCCAAGAGCCGGTAGTCCTTGGAAAACACCTCGGCCGCGTCAGGATTGGCATCCAGGAAGACGTTGATGGCCCTCACGGACGCGTAACCGTGGACTGAGGGGTCCAAGCCGTCCACGTCTGCGAGGAGGTCTTCGATGCGGGCGAAGGTGGTGCGGAACTCGGCGATCAGTTCGGTCAGGTCAGTGACGAACCCGCCCCCCTTGCCGGCGGCCCCGTCCGCGGTGGGGTCGGCAACGGCACGCTGGACCTCTTCGGCCAGGCCGATGTAGTCCACGACCACCCCGGAGGTCTTCACGAACCCGGTCGGGGAAACCCAGGTGCGGTTCGGCCGCGTGATCGTCTGGAACAGGTTGTGGGCCTTCAGCGGCTTGTCCAGGTAGAGGACGCCCTCGTTGGGGGCGTCGAACCCCGTCATCAGCTTCGCGGTCACCACCAGGAAGCACAGCGGATCGTCCGGGGCGAGGAAGCGCCGCTTCTGGTCCTCCTCGTCGGCCTCCGAGAGCTGGTACGGCCGCATGGCGGCGACCTCGTCCTTGGAGTCCTTGACGTGGACGTTGACCTCGGCGGTGATCCGGTCGTGCTTGCCGACCTCGGTGAGCACCTGCGACGCCTCGAAACCGGCCAGCAGTTCATTGATCTTGTCCGTGTAAGCCACGGCCAGCTCACGGTTGTAGGCGACGACCTGGGCCTTGAGGCCGTTGCGGTAGGCGCCGGCCAGGTAGTGGTCCACTATGTCCTGGCAGACCGTCTGGATGCGCTCGGGGTTGGCGAACACCGAGGTGAGGCGCCCGAACTTGCGGGACAAGGTTTCACGGTCTGGGTCGTCGAGGTCGAATTCGTCGGCGAACTGGTCGAACTCATCCTGCAACGCCTGGTCGTTCATCTCGAAGAGGACCGGATGCGGGTCCAGCACGACCGGGACGGTTGCCTCATCCTGCAGAGAGCGGGACACCGAGTACCGGTGCAGCACCCTGTCCGGGTCGGCCTCCTCACCGAAGAGTGCGAAGGTGTTGGTGGAGAGGTTTCTGATAGGGGTGCCGGTCATACCGAAGAACTTCGCGTTCGGCAATGCTGCGCGCATCTGCCCGGCCAGGGACTCCTCCTCGGAGGACTGGGTGCGGTGTGCCTCGTCGACCAGCACGATGATGTTGCCCCGCGTCGACAGGTCCTTGCCGGCGTCGGCGAACTTATGGACCGTCGTGGAGATGACACCACGCACGTCATCGGCCAGCAGGGAGCGCAACTCCTTGCTAGTGGCGGGCTGGTGGAAGTAGGCGTCCCCCATCGCGGAGGTGAACACCCCGGAAGTCTGCCGGACGAGCTGAGTCCGGTCCGAGAGCAGGATGATCGTGGGCGACTCGGTACGGGTATCGGCCAGCAGCAGCGAGGCGGCGAACACCATCAGCAGCGTCTTCCCGCTGCCTTGGTGGTGCCAGATCAGACCTTTCTGGCCGTCGGCCAGGACT
Protein-coding regions in this window:
- a CDS encoding HsdR family type I site-specific deoxyribonuclease — encoded protein: MAKGVAEREFQNLMIQWSLPMGWGFAPGRSLPRETTQTVLAGELRGAIVRLNPEVIDGFDVDAVVEEIIATVNAVEGGLVRANQQVLELLRGHKEFRGADGVWHALKVIDFEHPTDPTANTLVVSDEVTITIPGKTPRRFDLVYWVNGLPLVVVEVKSPTAKSGWANAAREINNVYATEYPWFFTPNVFSVASDGLKLRFGAARAPLNQWQPFRSTDDDENLSGQADVQRSVELLLNPATVLDMLGNFALFSTSGGGADKKYLPRYPQMEAAHLIHERVLADGQKGLIWHHQGSGKTLLMVFAASLLLADTRTESPTIILLSDRTQLVRQTSGVFTSAMGDAYFHQPATSKELRSLLADDVRGVISTTVHKFADAGKDLSTRGNIIVLVDEAHRTQSSEEESLAGQMRAALPNAKFFGMTGTPIRNLSTNTFALFGEEADPDRVLHRYSVSRSLQDEATVPVVLDPHPVLFEMNDQALQDEFDQFADEFDLDDPDRETLSRKFGRLTSVFANPERIQTVCQDIVDHYLAGAYRNGLKAQVVAYNRELAVAYTDKINELLAGFEASQVLTEVGKHDRITAEVNVHVKDSKDEVAAMRPYQLSEADEEDQKRRFLAPDDPLCFLVVTAKLMTGFDAPNEGVLYLDKPLKAHNLFQTITRPNRTWVSPTGFVKTSGVVVDYIGLAEEVQRAVADPTADGAAGKGGGFVTDLTELIAEFRTTFARIEDLLADVDGLDPSVHGYASVRAINVFLDANPDAAEVFSKDYRLLARLYPLINTDKRVAKYQDGFGLFGSAYTTLFKKSSDEERKDRLGELGPMVLEIINAHVHSFSVAASQEEPLVLDAQGISILKELLALVRPKPGKGDDEDKRPPSAAEILDHIKAALEKGVEPGSAKYTALAERIRQLRDRIIQNAQDALEFLAEALRVAQAIVNAEKHPDEAVVLDDDHVGVLSRIIHDHAPPGLTVTERNLAEEIDHVVKRTLAQSWDNAEARNRGVRRATAAVFRRYMLKPVGEPYGSTVAYIEAHYLVD